From a region of the Pongo abelii isolate AG06213 chromosome 9, NHGRI_mPonAbe1-v2.0_pri, whole genome shotgun sequence genome:
- the LARGE2 gene encoding xylosyl- and glucuronyltransferase LARGE2 isoform X1 produces MLPRGRPRALGAAALLLLLLLLGFLLFGGDLGCERREPGGRAGDPGCFPGPLLPRVPPDGRLRRAAALDGDPGAGPGDHNRSDCGPQPPPPPPPKCELLHVAIVCAGHNSSRDVITLVKSMLFYRKNPLHLHLVTDAVARNILETLFHTWMVPAVRVSFYHADELKPQVSWIPNKHYSGLYGLMKLVLPSALPAELARVIVLDTDVTFASDISALWALFAHFSDTQAIGLVENQSDWYLGNLWKNHRPWPALGRGFNTGVILLRLDRLRQAGWEQMWRLTARRELLTLPATSLADQDIFNAVIKEHPGLVRRLPCVWNVQLSDHTLAERCYSEASDLKVIHWNSPKKLRVKNKHVEFFRNFYLTFLGYDGNLLRRELFVCPSQPPPGAEQLQQALAQLDEEDPCFEFRQQQLTVHRVHVTFLPHEPPPPRPHDVTLVAQLSMDRLQMLEALCRHWPGPMSLALYLTDAEAQQFLHFVEASPVLAARQDVAYHVVYREGPLYPVNQLRNVALAQALTPYVFLSDIDFLPAYSLYNYLRASIEQLGLGSQRKAALVVPAFETLRYRFSFPHSKVELLALLDAGALYTFRYHEWPRGHAPTDYARWREAQAPYRVQWAADYEPYVVVPRDCPRYDPRFVGFGWNKVAHIVELDAQEYELLVLPEAFTIHLPHAPSLDISRFRSSPTYRDCLQALKDEFHQDLSRHHGAAALKYLPALQQPQSPARG; encoded by the exons ATGCTGCCCCGAGGGCGCCCCCGGGCGCTGGGGGCCGCCGcgctgttgctgttgctgctgctgctcggATTCCTCCTGTTCGGTGGGGACCTGGGGTGTGAGCGCCGCGAGCCTGGCGGGCGAGCGGGGGACCCGGGATGCTTCCCCGGCCCGCTTCTGCCACGTGTCCCCCCAGACGGGAGGCTGCGGAGAGCCGCCGCCCTCGACGGAGACCCGGGGGCCGGCCCCGGAGACCACAACCGCTCCGACTGCGgcccgcagccgccgccgccgccgccgcccaaGTGCGAG CTCTTGCATGTGGCCATCGTGTGTGCGGGGCATAACTCCAGCCGAGACGTCATCACCCTGGTGAAGTCCATGCTCTTCTACAG GAAAAATCCACTGCACCTCCACTTGGTGACTGACGCCGTGGCCAGAAACATCCTGGAGACGCTCTTCCACACATGGATGGTGCCTGCTGTCCGTGTCAGCTTTTACCATGCCGACGAGCTCAAG CCCCAGGTCTCCTGGATCCCCAACAAGCACTACTCCGGCCTCTATGGGCTAATGAAGCTGGTGCTGCCCAGTGCCTTGCCCGCTGAGCTGGCCCGCGTCATTGTCCTGGACACGGATGTCACCTTCGCCTCTGACATCTCGGCACTCTGGGCACTCTTCGCTCACTTTTCTG ACACGCAGGCGATCGGTCTCGTGGAGAACCAGAGTGACTGGTACCTGGGCAACCTCTGGAAGAACCACAGGCCCTGGCCTGCCTTGGGCCGGGGATTTAACACAG GTGTGATCCTGCTGCGGCTGGACCGACTCCGGCAGGCTGGCTGGGAGCAGATGTGGAGGCTGACGGCCAGGCGGGAGCTCCTTACCCTGCCTGCCACCTCACTGGCTGACCAG GACATATTCAACGCTGTGATCAAGGAGCACCCGGGGCTAGTGCGGCGTCTGCCTTGTGTCTGGAATGTGCAGCTGTCAGATCACACACTGGCCGAGCGCTGCTACTCTGAGGCGTCTGACCTCAAG GTGATCCACTGGAACTCACCAAAGAAGCTTCGGGTGAAGAACAAGCATGTGGAATTCTTCCGCAATTTCTACCTGACCTTCCTGGGGTACGATGGGAACCTGCTGCGGAGAGAGCTCTTTGTGTGCCCCAGCCAGCCCCCGCCTGGTGCTGAGCAG TTGCAGCAGGCCCTGGCACAACTGGACGAGGAAGATCCCTGCTTTGAGTTCCGGCAGCAGCAGCTCACTGTGCACCGTGTGCACGTCACTTTCCTGCCCCATGAACCGCCACCCCCCCGGCCTCACGATGTCACCCTTGTGGCTCAGCTGTCCATGGACCG GCTGCAGATGTTGGAAGCCCTGTGCAGGCACTGGCCTGGCCCCATGAGCCTGGCCTTGTACCTGACAGACGCAGAAGCTCAGCAGTTCCTGCATTTTGTCGAGGCCTCACCAGTGCTTGCTGCCCGGCAGGACGTGGCCTACCACGTGGTGTACCGTGAGGGGCCCCTATACCCTGTCAACCAGCTTCGCAACGTGGCCTTGGCCCAGGCCCTCACGCCTTACGTCTTCCTCAGTGACATTGACTTCCTGCCTGCCTATTCTCTCTACAACTACCTCAG GGCCTCCATTGAGCAGCTGGGGCTGGGCAGCCAGCGCAAGGCAGCGCTGGTGGTGCCGGCATTCGAGACCCTGCGCTACCGCTTCAGCTTCCCCCATTCCAAGGTGGAGCTGCTGGCCTTGCTGGATGCCGGCGCTCTCTATACCTTCAG GTACCACGAGTGGCCCCGGGGCCACGCACCCACAGACTATGCCCGCTGGCGGGAGGCTCAGGCCCCGTACCGTGTGCAATGGGCGGCCGACTATGAACCCTACGTGGTGGTGCCACGAGACTGTCCCCGCTATGATCCTCGCTTTGTGGGCTTCGGCTGGAACAAGGTGGCCCACATTGTGGAGCTGGATGCCCAG GAATATGAGCTCCTGGTGCTGCCCGAGGCCTTCACCATCCATCTGCCCCATGCTCCAAGCCTGGACATCTCCCGCTTCCGCTCCAGCCCCACCTATCGTGACTGCCTCCAGGCCCTCAAGGACGAATTCCACCAGGACTTGTCCCGCCACCATGGGGCTGCTGCCCTCAAATACCTCCCGGCCCTGCAGCAACCCCAGAGCCCTGCCCGAGGCTGA
- the LARGE2 gene encoding xylosyl- and glucuronyltransferase LARGE2 isoform X2, whose protein sequence is MLPRGRPRALGAAALLLLLLLLGFLLFGGDLGCERREPGGRAGDPGCFPGPLLPRVPPDGRLRRAAALDGDPGAGPGDHNRSDCGPQPPPPPPPKCELLHVAIVCAGHNSSRDVITLVKSMLFYRKNPLHLHLVTDAVARNILETLFHTWMVPAVRVSFYHADELKPQVSWIPNKHYSGLYGLMKLVLPSALPAELARVIVLDTDVTFASDISALWALFAHFSDTQAIGLVENQSDWYLGNLWKNHRPWPALGRGFNTGVILLRLDRLRQAGWEQMWRLTARRELLTLPATSLADQDIFNAVIKEHPGLVRRLPCVWNVQLSDHTLAERCYSEASDLKVIHWNSPKKLRVKNKHVEFFRNFYLTFLGYDGNLLRRELFVCPSQPPPGAEQLQQALAQLDEEDPCFEFRQQQLTVHRVHVTFLPHEPPPPRPHDVTLVAQLSMDRTWPTTWCTVRGPYTLSTSFATWPWPRPSRLTSSSVTLTSCLPILSTTTSGPPLSSWGWAASARQRWWCRHSRPCATASASPIPRWSCWPCWMPALSIPSGTTSGPGATHPQTMPAGGRLRPRTVCNGRPTMNPTWWCHETVPAMILALWASAGTRWPTLWSWMPRNMSSWCCPRPSPSICPMLQAWTSPASAPAPPIVTASRPSRTNSTRTCPATMGLLPSNTSRPCSNPRALPEAEDGPALPLILALGRHQGNLPSALPAI, encoded by the exons ATGCTGCCCCGAGGGCGCCCCCGGGCGCTGGGGGCCGCCGcgctgttgctgttgctgctgctgctcggATTCCTCCTGTTCGGTGGGGACCTGGGGTGTGAGCGCCGCGAGCCTGGCGGGCGAGCGGGGGACCCGGGATGCTTCCCCGGCCCGCTTCTGCCACGTGTCCCCCCAGACGGGAGGCTGCGGAGAGCCGCCGCCCTCGACGGAGACCCGGGGGCCGGCCCCGGAGACCACAACCGCTCCGACTGCGgcccgcagccgccgccgccgccgccgcccaaGTGCGAG CTCTTGCATGTGGCCATCGTGTGTGCGGGGCATAACTCCAGCCGAGACGTCATCACCCTGGTGAAGTCCATGCTCTTCTACAG GAAAAATCCACTGCACCTCCACTTGGTGACTGACGCCGTGGCCAGAAACATCCTGGAGACGCTCTTCCACACATGGATGGTGCCTGCTGTCCGTGTCAGCTTTTACCATGCCGACGAGCTCAAG CCCCAGGTCTCCTGGATCCCCAACAAGCACTACTCCGGCCTCTATGGGCTAATGAAGCTGGTGCTGCCCAGTGCCTTGCCCGCTGAGCTGGCCCGCGTCATTGTCCTGGACACGGATGTCACCTTCGCCTCTGACATCTCGGCACTCTGGGCACTCTTCGCTCACTTTTCTG ACACGCAGGCGATCGGTCTCGTGGAGAACCAGAGTGACTGGTACCTGGGCAACCTCTGGAAGAACCACAGGCCCTGGCCTGCCTTGGGCCGGGGATTTAACACAG GTGTGATCCTGCTGCGGCTGGACCGACTCCGGCAGGCTGGCTGGGAGCAGATGTGGAGGCTGACGGCCAGGCGGGAGCTCCTTACCCTGCCTGCCACCTCACTGGCTGACCAG GACATATTCAACGCTGTGATCAAGGAGCACCCGGGGCTAGTGCGGCGTCTGCCTTGTGTCTGGAATGTGCAGCTGTCAGATCACACACTGGCCGAGCGCTGCTACTCTGAGGCGTCTGACCTCAAG GTGATCCACTGGAACTCACCAAAGAAGCTTCGGGTGAAGAACAAGCATGTGGAATTCTTCCGCAATTTCTACCTGACCTTCCTGGGGTACGATGGGAACCTGCTGCGGAGAGAGCTCTTTGTGTGCCCCAGCCAGCCCCCGCCTGGTGCTGAGCAG TTGCAGCAGGCCCTGGCACAACTGGACGAGGAAGATCCCTGCTTTGAGTTCCGGCAGCAGCAGCTCACTGTGCACCGTGTGCACGTCACTTTCCTGCCCCATGAACCGCCACCCCCCCGGCCTCACGATGTCACCCTTGTGGCTCAGCTGTCCATGGACCG GACGTGGCCTACCACGTGGTGTACCGTGAGGGGCCCCTATACCCTGTCAACCAGCTTCGCAACGTGGCCTTGGCCCAGGCCCTCACGCCTTACGTCTTCCTCAGTGACATTGACTTCCTGCCTGCCTATTCTCTCTACAACTACCTCAG GGCCTCCATTGAGCAGCTGGGGCTGGGCAGCCAGCGCAAGGCAGCGCTGGTGGTGCCGGCATTCGAGACCCTGCGCTACCGCTTCAGCTTCCCCCATTCCAAGGTGGAGCTGCTGGCCTTGCTGGATGCCGGCGCTCTCTATACCTTCAG GTACCACGAGTGGCCCCGGGGCCACGCACCCACAGACTATGCCCGCTGGCGGGAGGCTCAGGCCCCGTACCGTGTGCAATGGGCGGCCGACTATGAACCCTACGTGGTGGTGCCACGAGACTGTCCCCGCTATGATCCTCGCTTTGTGGGCTTCGGCTGGAACAAGGTGGCCCACATTGTGGAGCTGGATGCCCAG GAATATGAGCTCCTGGTGCTGCCCGAGGCCTTCACCATCCATCTGCCCCATGCTCCAAGCCTGGACATCTCCCGCTTCCGCTCCAGCCCCACCTATCGTGACTGCCTCCAGGCCCTCAAGGACGAATTCCACCAGGACTTGTCCCGCCACCATGGGGCTGCTGCCCTCAAATACCTCCCGGCCCTGCAGCAACCCCAGAGCCCTGCCCGAGGCTGAGGATGGGCCGGCGCTGCCCCTCATCTTAGCATTGGGCAGACACCAGGGCAACCTGCCATCCGCCCTCCctgctatttaa